Proteins from one Bactrocera neohumeralis isolate Rockhampton chromosome 3, APGP_CSIRO_Bneo_wtdbg2-racon-allhic-juicebox.fasta_v2, whole genome shotgun sequence genomic window:
- the LOC126752475 gene encoding glucosamine-6-phosphate isomerase isoform X2, which produces MKLVILDTADSVGVWAAKYVMKRINDFKPGPNKYFVLGLPTGSTPLGMYKKLIEFHKAGKVSFEFVKTFNMDEYVGIPRDHPESYHYFMWNNFFKHINIDPKNAHILDGNAKDLLAECQQFETMIREAGGVELFIGGIGPDGHIAFNEPGSSLVSRTRVKTLAQDTLEANARFFDNDMSKVPKQALTVGVGTVMDSKEVMILITGAHKAFALYKAIEEGVNHMWTVSAFQQHPNTLMLCDEDATLELRVKTVKYFKGLMELHGKMVEGV; this is translated from the exons aTGAAATTGGTGATCTTGGATACTGCCGACTCAGTTGGAGTTTGGGCAGCCAAATATGTGATGAAACGCATTAATGACTTTAAGCCCGGCCCGAACAA ATACTTCGTTTTGGGTCTACCCACCGGAAGCACGCCACTTGGCATGTATAAGAAACTGATTGAATTCCACAAAGCCGGCAAAGTGTCCTTCGAGTTTGTGAAAACGTTCAATATGGACGAATATGTAG GCATACCACGTGATCACCCCGAAAGTTATCACTACTTCATGTGGAACAACTTCTTCAAACACATCAATATCGATCCGAAGAATGCGCACATTTTAGACGGCAATGCCAAGGACTTACTCGCCGAATGCCAACAATTCGAGACAATGATACGGGAGGCGGGTGGTGTAGAGCTCTTCATCGGTGGTATCGGACCGGACGGACATATAGCCTTTAACGAACCTGGCAGTTCGTTGGTCTCACGTACACGTGTGAAAACATTGGCACAGGACACATTAGAGGCAAATGCGCGCTTCTTCGATAATGATATGAGTAAGGTGCCCAAACAGGCGCTAACTGTGGGTGTCGGTACCGTGATGGATTCGAAGGAAGTGATGATATTGATTACGGGTGCGCACAAAGCATTCGCCTTGTACAAGGCAATCGAGGAGGGTGTAAATCATATGTGGACGGTGAGTGCCTTCCAGCAACATCCCAATACGTTGATGCTGTGCGACGAGGATGCCACGCTGGAGTTGAGGGTCAAGACGGTGAAGTATTTTAAG GGTCTAATGGAGCTGCATGGTAAAATGGTGGAAGGGGTGtag
- the LOC126752475 gene encoding glucosamine-6-phosphate isomerase isoform X1, whose amino-acid sequence MKLVILDTADSVGVWAAKYVMKRINDFKPGPNKYFVLGLPTGSTPLGMYKKLIEFHKAGKVSFEFVKTFNMDEYVGIPRDHPESYHYFMWNNFFKHINIDPKNAHILDGNAKDLLAECQQFETMIREAGGVELFIGGIGPDGHIAFNEPGSSLVSRTRVKTLAQDTLEANARFFDNDMSKVPKQALTVGVGTVMDSKEVMILITGAHKAFALYKAIEEGVNHMWTVSAFQQHPNTLMLCDEDATLELRVKTVKYFKGILRDVHEKMIGEEAELNVQ is encoded by the exons aTGAAATTGGTGATCTTGGATACTGCCGACTCAGTTGGAGTTTGGGCAGCCAAATATGTGATGAAACGCATTAATGACTTTAAGCCCGGCCCGAACAA ATACTTCGTTTTGGGTCTACCCACCGGAAGCACGCCACTTGGCATGTATAAGAAACTGATTGAATTCCACAAAGCCGGCAAAGTGTCCTTCGAGTTTGTGAAAACGTTCAATATGGACGAATATGTAG GCATACCACGTGATCACCCCGAAAGTTATCACTACTTCATGTGGAACAACTTCTTCAAACACATCAATATCGATCCGAAGAATGCGCACATTTTAGACGGCAATGCCAAGGACTTACTCGCCGAATGCCAACAATTCGAGACAATGATACGGGAGGCGGGTGGTGTAGAGCTCTTCATCGGTGGTATCGGACCGGACGGACATATAGCCTTTAACGAACCTGGCAGTTCGTTGGTCTCACGTACACGTGTGAAAACATTGGCACAGGACACATTAGAGGCAAATGCGCGCTTCTTCGATAATGATATGAGTAAGGTGCCCAAACAGGCGCTAACTGTGGGTGTCGGTACCGTGATGGATTCGAAGGAAGTGATGATATTGATTACGGGTGCGCACAAAGCATTCGCCTTGTACAAGGCAATCGAGGAGGGTGTAAATCATATGTGGACGGTGAGTGCCTTCCAGCAACATCCCAATACGTTGATGCTGTGCGACGAGGATGCCACGCTGGAGTTGAGGGTCAAGACGGTGAAGTATTTTAAG GGTATACTACGAGATGTACATGAAAAAATGATTGGCGAGGAAGCTGAGTTAAACGTGCAATGA
- the LOC126752465 gene encoding lamin Dm0 translates to MATKSKRAGTATPQPQPGGTSTPIIPGANRSASPLSPTRHSRLQEKAELQNLNDRLACYIDRVRNLETENARLSIEVQTTRDTVTREATNIKSMYENELSDARRLLDETAREKAKLEIDTKRLWDENEELKAKLDKKTKDCTFAEGNARMYESRAADLSNKYSAANADRKKAVDELNEAVKELERLRKQLEEARKLLEEETLARVDLENNVQSLREELTFKDQIHVQEMNETRTRRQVEISEIDGRLVEQYEAKLQQSLQELREQYEGQMRANREEIELLYEQKMKNLQSAANRNSNAAANAIEELRTTRTRIDALNSRIGELESTNAALTARIRELEQLLDRERARHNADISNLEAELQRLRDEMAQQLQEYQDLMDIKVSLDLEIAAYDKLLCGEESRLNITPHSSTTSGSFSQSLRGTRATPIRKTPSRGASTVPLKRKRTVVDESEDLSQSEYFVTGSAKGDIEIADVDAEGKYVKLHNKGNKEVQIGGWQLIRTAGSNETAFKFHRTVKVDAGAVITVWSSDAGATHEPPANIVMKTQKWFVGDNMKTSLFNGDGEEVAGSERVKRTIVKHASRHRSYGSRLGVSTVDGVGNEELYHQQGDPQQGDEKCRLM, encoded by the exons ATGGCTACTAAATCGAAACGCGCCGGAACCGCCACACCCCAACCGCAGCCGGGTGGAACATCAACCCCGATAATTCCTGGTGCTAATCGCTCTGCCAGCCCATTAAGTCCTACGCGACATTCGCGTCTACAAGAAAAGGCAGAGTTGCAGAATCTTAATGATCGTTTGGCCTGCTACATTGATCGTGTACGTAATTTGGAAACTGAAAATGCCCGCCTCTCAATTGAGGTGCAAACGACGCGTGATACTGTCACCCGTGAGGCTACCAATATCAAATCGATGTATGAAAACGAATTGAGTGATGCGAGACGTTTGCTGGATGAAACTGCACGCGAAAAAGCAAAATTGGAAATCGATACTAAGCGTCTGTGGGATGAGAATGAGGAGCTGAAGGCTAAATTAGATAAGAAAACAAAAGATTGTACTTTCGCTGAAG gAAATGCCCGCATGTATGAGTCACGCGCTGCTGATTTGAGTAATAAGTATAGTGCCGCTAATGCAGATCGCAAAAAGGCTGTCGATGAATTGAATGAGGCTGTCAAAGAGCTGGAACGCTTGCGCAAACAATTGGAGGAGGCTCGCAAACTCTTGGAAGAAGAGACATTAGCACGCGTCGATCTAGAAAATAATGTACAAAGTCTACGCGAAGAGTTGACATTCAAAGACCAGATACACGTGCAGGAAATGAATGAAACACGCACCCGTCGCCAGGTGGAAATTAGTGAAATTGACGGACGTTTGGTCGAACAATACGAAGCCAAATTGCAACAATCGCTACAAGAATTGCGTGAACAATATGAAGGTCAAATGCGCGCTAATCGCGAAGAGATAGAATTGCTGtatgaacaaaaaatgaaaaatctaCAATCGGCAGCCAATCGCAATTCCAATGCAGCTGCAAACGCTATCGAAGAATTGCGCACAACACGTACACGCATAGATGCGCTAAACTCACGCATTGGTGAGTTGGAGTCGACCAACGCAGCGCTAACGGCGCGCATACGCGAGTTGGAGCAATTGTTGGATCGCGAACGTGCACGTCACAATGCGGATATATCGAATTTGGAGGCAGAATTACAGCGCTTGCGCGATGAAATGGCACAACAATTGCAGGAGTACCAAGATTTAATGGATATCAAG GTATCGCTAGATTTGGAAATTGCCGCTTACGATAAACTGCTGTGTGGCGAAGAGTCACGTCTCAACATTACACCACATTCGTCCACTACATCCGGTTCGTTTAGTCAAAGTTTACGCGGCACCCGTGCTACCCCTATACGCAAGACACCATCACGTGGCGCCTCCACAGTGCCGCTGAAAAGAAAACGCACCGTCGTCGATGAGTCCGAGGACCTTAGTCAATCTGAATATTTTGTAACTGGCAGCGCAAAAGGCGATATTGAAATTGCCGATGTCGATGCGGAGGGTAAATACGTGAAATTGCACAATAAAGGTAACAAGGAGGTACAAATCGGCGGTTGGCAACTGATACGTACCGCAGGTAGTAATGAAACCGCTTTCAAGTTTCATCGTACCGTCAAAGTTGATGCCGGTGCAGTGATAACTGTATGGTCTTCCGATGCTGGTGCGACACACGAACCGCCAGCAAATATTGTGATGAAAACACAAAAATGGTTCGTTGGCGACAATATGAAGACATCACTGTTCAATGGTGATGGTGAGGAAGTGGCCGGCTCAGAACGCGTAAAACGCACAATTGTGAAGCACGCATCACGTCATCGCTCCTATGGCAGCCGTTTGGGCGTATCAACAGTGGATGGTGTCGGTAATGAGGAACTATATCATCAGCAAGGTGATCCGCAGCAGGGAGATGAAAAGTGTCGTTTAATGTAA
- the LOC126752474 gene encoding metallophosphoesterase 1 homolog, giving the protein MYILTISSITFLTFLYCEFLADFLQLSRCRWPTFKTKSLKTENELRAMIIADTHLIGPVNGHWLDRLYREWHMHRSFQASMRLFEPDVVFVLGDLFDEGDFVNSHDFEQYVERFHRIFKTPSNVSIISAVGNHDIGFHYKMDRSFINRFSKHFNNTGVEIYTIKGNHFVMINSMAMQNDGCGFCNTALRDLNSISEKLKCLKNKDRCEDNEVLQKHKTYNRPILMQHFPTYRKSDAVCREHDAPSIELFRENWEVLSKESTDLIGKLLTPRVAFAGHSHHYCLNINRFGIEEYTVASFSWRNKVEPSFLLASFSGSSYTVSKCNMLAQMHVYNTYIAVATILIATIIFQISRKFLSISKKA; this is encoded by the exons atgtatattttgacAATTTCTTCTATAACATTTTTGACATTCTTGTATTGTGAATTTTTGGCGGACTTTTTACAACTCTCGCGGTGTCGATGGCCAACCtttaaaactaaaagcttaAAAACCGAAAATGAATTAAGGGCCATGATAATTGCAGACACCCATCTAATTGGCCCCGTAAATGGCCACTGGCTAGACAGATTATATAGGGAATGGCATATGCATCGGAGTTTTCAG GCCTCTATGCGTCTCTTCGAACCcgatgttgtttttgtgttgggTGATCTCTTCGATGAAGGGGATTTTGTAAATAGTCATGATTTCGAACAATATGTCGAACGCTTCCATCGTATTTTTAAGACACCAAGTAATGTGTCCATTATTAGTGCTGTGGGCAATCATGACATTGGTTTCCATTATAA AATGGATAGAAGTTTCATTAACCGCTTTTCCAAACATTTCAACAACACTGGTGTAGAAATTTACACAATCAAAGGAAATCATTTTGTTATGATTAATTCTATGGCAATGCAAAATGATGGATGTGGTTTTTGTAATACGGCACTGCGTGATTTAAATAGTATATCCG aAAAACTAAAATGCCTCAAAAATAAAGATCGCTGCGAAGATAATGAAGTtctacaaaaacacaaaacctACAATCGTCCGATTTTGATGCAACATTTTCCCACCTATCGAAAATCGGATGCCGTTTGTAGAGAACATGATGCACCTAGCATTGAGTTATTTCGCGAAAATTGGGAGGTGCTCTCAAAAGAATCCACAGATTTAATAG GCAAACTCCTAACGCCGCGAGTTGCTTTCGCTGGTCACAGCCATCATTATTGCTTGAATATAAATCGTTTTGGCATAGAAGAATATACAGTAGCTTCTTTCAGTTGGCGCAATAAAGTAGAGCCGAGCTTCTTGCTG GCTTCTTTTAGCGGCTCGTCCTACACTGTCTCTAAATGCAATATGTTAGCGCAAATGCATGTCTACAATACATACATAGCGGTTGCGACAATATTAATAGcaacaattatttttcaaatatcacgAAAATTCTTGAGTATAAGTAAAAAAGCTTGA
- the LOC126752470 gene encoding sodium-coupled monocarboxylate transporter 2-like yields MITNQEYSQLLFSIPDYCVFGALLLFSTGIGVYFGYIRKKPVKPSNDGEPKDHNVPDFGSKGMSEYMLGSRQMKLFPVAMSLVASFISGGAMLGTPSEVYNYGTQYWLIIISILFMAIVVSKVYMPVFCALRVSSSYEYLETRFGASVRTIAAVLFIVKMTVYMPIVVYVPALAFNQVTGINVYITSSVVSFIVVIYTILGGIKAVVQTDIWQTFVMFIGIIVIVILGVIYAGGFGPVFQHAAEGGRIIFANITPSLYERQSFWAVLSGGFFYWTSINSVNQAMVQRYMSLPTLKKAQQSMAIFAISAIIFISFCCFAGLLVFDYYRNCDPLSIGLISNNDQLLPIYVMQTVGHLQGIPGIFIAGVFGAGLSSLSLGFNCTALVIFEDIVRGSFGINLSERASKILVNFVIVIHGVISVALIFVLEKLDGILSVLISLVAIECSTTCGVFTLGMLVPWSTKKGALAGAAAGAIMSGWVSFGTQAAIASGQLGSHKLEVFVSGCPANSTITEPGYVDESDVFPLYRLSYHWIPVIGVLSTLLVGTVTSFLCGPRDLKTLDAVVISPVIHRFLPKECFNVTPDLSPFLTRDNSARTSTYILHKSKHKGAREQY; encoded by the exons acttttttcaattcccGACTACTGTGTCTTTGGAGCGCTATTGTTGTTCTCTACGGGAATCGGTGTCTATTTCGGCTACATAAG GAAGAAACCGGTTAAGCCAAGCAATGATGGGGAACCAAAGGACCATAACGTACCGGACTTTGGTTCTAAAGGAATGAGTGAATATATGCTGGGATCCagacaaatgaaattatttccaGTGGCAATGAGCCTTGTTGCTAG CTTTATTTCTGGCGGAGCTATGCTGGGCACACCATCGGAAGTCTACAATTATGGAACTCAATATTGGTTAATCATTATATCGATACTTTTCATGGCAATAGTGGTGTCAAAAGTCTATATGCCGGTTTTTTGCGCATTAAGAGTCAGTTCTTCTTATGAG tatttggaAACTCGTTTCGGTGCGAGCGTTCGAACTATTGCTGCTGTTTTGTTTATTGTGAAAATG ACAGTTTACATGCCAATAGTTGTATATGTGCCAGCATTAGCATTTAATCAAG TCACTGGAATTAATGTTTACATAACTAGCAGTGTCGTCAGTTTTATTGTCGTGATCTACACAATATTG GGAGGTATTAAGGCTGTGGTTCAAACTGATATATGGCAAACATTTGTTATGTTTATTGGGATAATAGTTATCGTCATACTTGGAGTGATATATGCAGGTGGATTTGGACCAGTATTTCAGCACGCTGCTGAAGGCGGACGCATCATTTTTGCTAA TATAACCCCATCATTATATGAGAGACAGTCATTTTGGGCTGTATTGAGTGGTGGCTTTTTCTATTGGACCAGTATTAATAGTGTAAATCAGGCTATGGTTCAACGTTACATGTCCCTGCCGACTTTGAAGAAAGCACAGCAATCGATGGCCATCTTTGCGATCAGTGCTATAATATTCAtttcgttttgttgttttgccgGTTTATTGGTATTTGATTACTATCGAAACTGTGATCCATTAAGCATTGGACTCATTTCG AATAATGATCAATTACTACCGATCTATGTAATGCAAACTGTCGGTCATCTACAAGGCATACCGGGTATCTTTATAGCTGGCGTCTTTGGCGCAGGGTTAAGTTCTTTATCGTTAGGATTTAATTGTACTGCTTTGGTGATCTTTGAGGATATTGTACGTGGCAGTTTTGGAATTAATTTGAGCGAACGCGCTTCAAAAATACTTGTCAACTTCGTAATAGTTATCCATGGTGTAATTTCGGTTGCGTTAATTTTTGTACTCGAAAAGTTAGATGGCATTTTGAGTGTGCTGATTTCGCTGGTGGCCATTGAATGCAGTACCACGTGTGGTGTATTCACACTCGGCATGTTGGTACCATGGAGCACAAAGAAAGGTGCTTTAGCTGGCGCTGCTGCAGGCGCAATTATGTCAGGTTGGGTGTCTTTTGGCACACAAGCAGCAATAGCAAGCGGTCAACTTGGTTCGCATAAGTTGGAAGTTTTCGTATCGGGGTGTCCTGCTAATTCAACAATAACTGAACCCGGTTATGTTGACGAGTCGGACGTATTTCCTTTATATCGTTTATCGTATCATTGGATACCTGTGATTGGTGTTTTATCAACATTGCTGGTTGGCACTGTTACATCTTTTCTTTGCGGACCAAGGGACTTGAAAACGTTAGACGCAGTGGTAATATCACCTGTAATTCATAG ATTTTTACCAAAGGAATGTTTCAATGTTACGCCTGATTTAAGCCCTTTTTTAACCCGAGATAATTCTGCGCGAACATCAACTTATATTTTGCATAAGTCCAAACACAAAGGTGCTAGGGAGCAATACTGA